A single Xiphias gladius isolate SHS-SW01 ecotype Sanya breed wild chromosome 18, ASM1685928v1, whole genome shotgun sequence DNA region contains:
- the LOC120803898 gene encoding serine/threonine-protein kinase WNK2 isoform X8, which produces MEPGANSNSEGHQELEYPSVPNYQCELAMGDGNINLVDSVARGGSDPSASPPPSHQRNVHQRFIRRSLWFSDTDEQAFEAPEYDNKSKILNINLRTIVDRTRGTTCGIQEGSSTESQGGQKDSATESASADEEKEKGGGALNVTCSDGAKTAIKSASEENEEEAEMKAVSTSPGGRFLKFDIELGRGSFKTVYKGLDTETWVEVAWCELQDRKLSKVERQRFKEEAEMLKGLQHPNIVRFYDFWESPLKGKKCIVLVTELMTSGTLKTYLKRFKVMKPKVLRSWCRQILKGLHFLHTRTPPIIHRDLKCDNIFITGPTGSVKIGDLGLATLKAASFAKSVIGTPEFMAPEMYEEHYDEAVDVYAFGMCMLEMATSEYPYSECQNAAQIYRKVTSGVKPASYNKVMDPEIKEIIGECICQKKEERYTIKELLNHAFFAEDTGVRVELAEEDDGKKASIALKLWVEDHKKLKGKYKESGAIEFTFDLEKEVPEVVAQEMVESGLFHESDGKTVGKSIRDRVALIKWRRERTVSAAAAVDQVEGGHRVQMTPSQGISAGAAHVGQPPLQEPEEQEAEQHNRLHNLPTSATSVTSDSTVDSGMGSTVYSDSHSSQQSVLYQSLLEPITMATQQCQSSSPFLTDRPHSCEKGEICWATLSPTLRAQLGTAARRGSAPVIDTHRANLITQLHALSQSQRSISPSPTAPENQSELNPSELHSEAQDGFPSKSVLPVLQVSPVSSPSEYRRLSDTGIRPSSEASENLTLPVPSGRRHSDLSSLLSITSHHNHHFAAHKSHVCQACLSLLLLRSREGSQRHPSVVMPTHHCPCDFRNHPSSCGTMTTPGYGRLKGSSDCSDFSLLQKSLFNIISRKTAPCHTTPTQASLLHPSAAHGPSCSDGDGSLKSHLLSGNSVGDQEPLQDSEDRFCAGEQQVTGAVGVTSSAGHQNQPPVQGLPSSSTAMHTPLQYLQPGRSYPAAPYAGQPSAAPPAPASPCFVNIQHAGSAASYVPPTFQQTQAAASAVPQHVAQSHQVLGHQQQQASAASSLTFPLQVQQTCQNCVTPKQQQAQSASGYPTAVQQQTTAAAAAAAATLAPQQPAQSYPLASVAPAMAATAQCHPAQAPSTLQHVQAAVKLPSQQYGQSSSTPALFSQKIPVQQEHQQPVPQNTQSSIQQTQNVGQAYIQPQLQHNQDSVHLIHQQMAQQPTQQSQTLQSPGQQQLHTSSLQQHGQKAMQTAVPQQSQDVSQSTVQQVHTPASQAHPTTTPAVQVSATHQSYPVAGLPDSASQSYAHPALNTLQQQTAPAQTQYQPAQSTAAPQTYGGATQVVTPQSLPASSQHSHAAHIAQQFQPYLCIAAFLNQNIPAGQSISNLGQDGQGHGQNLTQSASSMLAQALPPQQSMAPATVIQEPQSLQISTSLPPTHPSKKVPQQAQVSHPELVPSAQPVQPVLFSSPVQNGADPGTTTTAAHLDNSNPCQLALQTQAHSQVQSQIPLLQSSDSKRASAGSASSSLTQQKHISTLTGAAGLGPTETNTEDQATEKQTGGQSYDSSVNSDATSGKEMSDGYEGTHGGKGEGKVRKHHRRSTRTRSRQEKISRPKLNMLNVCNTGDKMVECQLETHNHKMVTFKFDLDGDAPEEIATYMVENDFILPLEKDVFIEQLKDIVDKAEDMLSEDTEGEGHYDQRGTPNQTEGTDTLRREASAPSTPQLVYQQNVLHTGKRWFIICPVAETPMLDKEKATSHTSTTKQSEKSASTSVRPNSNTTAVTTPGASLYSQSQSSSSSLPPAAQTSVQPPDQNPKARVQRTQPGVTIHAVAAAGVSHQNSFAAKEPCISAVSMVTEMPCCAIVPPVSLDVDIDKGAAGGLASSQTNQQCEKASPTGELPPQLSSHQSVVLQQPFATPMQPGTVTSQPQSPAHQTSQNSQSSSHQQPASGGPGESDSEGPRRVEFVDRTIKTLDEKLRNLLYQEHAPSQPSSTTSDPQASSTEGVSSAPVSDTQSTEGALTKKKGDPLPQIPERTDSVGALSDSAVGAANRVLKGRDVAASSTSHSSKRHFQIIPTPPDVICRVEKSQTSCSTCSSPAPSSGSGGSHMQTQDPGRKEKGFAAVGRSALTAAADDENPGTSKTISSNRYSAPPNFYRANPISSPDLTPHHIPRAQTIDTPTHHHYFHSSHLYSDSADEDTSSIALPPAHPAPPAHALSEHSGSDLMKRAVAFLRRSGRCKSEQSSDSPSQQPMAMNGHALSPSAGHAHSSYISSDNDSEFEDADMRKELQKLREKHMKEISDLQAFQRREIEHLYKELGKTLPPNVGLLHAAPPSGRRRRASKHKLKAGKLLNPMVQHLKNNLNAATERKGESAASSSSSPAKSSILSDGSAHSTGTSSSSSQPNTAPEQVHTQQPCSLKGSFSTDDIYAGLHGEGMATQAGPGQGWTVYHQTSERVTYKSSSKPRTRFLSGPVSLSIWSTLKRLCLGKDRSSRSSLSTTTAQAASSQTQQSITTATPSPSPQPITRLAQVQTNNSNNKRGTFTEDLHKLVDDWTKETVAAANQPRPTLNQIKQQRRQRDLGCRAPPMGAATHEMKCHVGPSKFQLPLSCPLTAALGPGMPPNLAPHSSAMLTPGYLLPAGSYGGMVPGPLYPQQWPGMPSPVGSVGPVGLLGATRTMPYGTMANPGIQAYPLVMHNPENGPCPKITRTT; this is translated from the exons GATCGTAAGCTGTCAAAGGTGGAGCGTCAGCGCTTTaaagaggaagcagagatgTTGAAGGGTCTTCAACATCCCAACATTGTCCGTTTCTATGACTTTTGGGAGTCACCTCTTAAAGGGAAGAAGTGCATTGTTCTAGTAACAGAGCTCATGACTTCAGGGACGCTAAAAAC cTATTTAAAGCGTTTCAAGGTAATGAAACCCAAGGTGCTGAGGAGCTGGTGCAGACAGATCCTGAAAGGCCTCCACTTTCTCCACACCAGGACCCCACCCATCATCCATAGGGACCTCAAATGTGATAACATCTTTATCACGGGACCTACAGGTTCAGTCAAGATAGGGGATTTAGGACTGGCAACACTCAAGGCAGCTTCCTTTGCTAAGAGTGTAATAG gcACCCCTGAGTTCATGGCTCCGGAGATGTATGAGGAGCACTATGATGAGGCTGTGGATGTTTACGCCTTTGGCATGTGTATGCTAGAGATGGCCACCTCAGAATACCCCTACTCTGAGTGTCAGAATGCTGCTCAGATTTACCGCAAGGTCACAAGT gGAGTGAAGCCAGCCAGCTACAACAAGGTCATGGATCCTGAAATCAAGGAGATAATTGGGGAGTGTATCTGCCAAAAGAAAGAGGAGCG GTACACCATCAAGGAATTGTTGAACCATGCTTTCTTTGCTGAGGACACAGGTGTGAGGGTAGAACTAGCTGAGGAGGACGATGGGAAAAAGGCCTCAATAGCCCTCAAACTGTGGGTGGAGGACCACAAGAAGTTAAAAGGGAAGTACAAGGAAAGTGGAGCCATTGAGTTCACATTTGACCTGGAGAAAGAGGTCCCTGAAGTTGTGGCACAAGAAATG gtgGAGTCTGGCCTCTTCCATGAGAGTGATGGTAAGACCGTGGGAAAGTCTATCAGGGACCGTGTGGCTCTCATCAAATGGAGAAGAGAGCGAACAGTGTCTGCTGCAGCGGCAGTAGATCAGGTTGAAGGGGGACACAGGGTCCAGATGACACCGTCTCAGGGCATCTCTGCTGGGGCTGCACATGTAGGACAGCCCCCTTTGCAGGAACCAGAAGAGCAAGAGGCAGAACAGCACAACAGGCTGCATAACCTACCAACCAGTGCCACCTCAGTGACAT cagaCAGCACAGTTGACAGTGGCATGGGCTCCACTGTGTACTCAGACTCCCACAGCAGCCAGCAGAGTGTCCTCTACCAATCCCTGCTGGAGCCTATTACTATGGCAACACAGCAG TGCCAGAGCAGTAGCCCTTTTCTGACAGACCGGCCTCACTCCTGTGAAAAGGGTGAAATATGCTGGGCAACGCTGAGCCCAACGCTCAGGGCTCAACTGGGAACTGCAGCCCGGAGAGGAAGTGCCCCTGTTATTGACACTCACAGGGCAAACCTCATCACTCAACTCCATGCCCTCAGTCAATCTCAGAGATCAATCAGTCCCTCCCCTACAGCACCGGAGAACCAGTCAGAACTTAATCCTTCTGAGCTTCACTCAGAGGCCCAGGATGGGTTTCCCTCCAAGAGTGTTCTGCCAGTGCTGCAGGTCTCCCCTGTCTCTTCACCCTCTGAGTACCGCCGCCTTAGTGACACTGGTATCAGACCGTCATCAGAGGCCAGTGAGAACTTAACACTTCCTGTGCCTAGTGGACGCAGACACTCTGACCTTAGTAGTCTCCTGAGTATAACCTCTCATCATAACCACCATTTTGCAGCGCATAAAAGCCACGTATGCCAGGCCTGCCTCTCTTTGCTTCTTTTGAGGTCACGAGAAGGGAGCCAACGCCACCCTTCTGTTGTCATGCCAACACACCACTGTCCGTGTGACTTTAGAAACCACCCGTCCTCTTGTGGAACAATGACCACCCCTGGTTATGGTCGGCTGAAAGGCTCCAGTGATTGCTCTGATTTCTCACTGCTGCAGAAGTCCCTGTTCAATATAATCAGTCGCAAAACAGCCCCTTGTCACACCACACCCACACAAGCCTCACTATTGCACCCCTCAGCTGCCCACGGGCCTTCATGCAGTGATGGAGACGGCAGCCTGAAGAGTCATCTCCTCAGTGGCAATTCAGTTGGGGACCAAGAACCCCTCCAGGACAGCGAGGATAGATTCTGTGCCGGAGAGCAGCAAGTCACCGGGGCTGTGGGAGTG ACCAGTTCTGCAGGCCACCAGAATCAACCACCTGTCCAGGGTCTGCCTTCTTCCAGCACAGCAATGCACACACCACTGCAGTACCTCCAGCCTGGACGCAGCTACCCTGCTGCTCCATATGCTGGTCAACCCAGTGCTGCACCACCAGCTCCAGCTAGTCCATGTTTCGTCAACATCCAGCATGCAGGCAGCGCTGCTAGCTATGTACCTCCAACTTTTCAACAGACCCAAGCTGCAGCATCAGCTGTTCCACAACATGTTGCACAGAGTCACCAAGTACTAGGccatcaacagcagcaggcaTCAGCAGCAAGCTCTTTAACTTTTCCTTTGCAAGTCCAACAAACGTGTCAGAACTGTGTGACTCCAAAGCAACAACAGGCTCAGTCTGCGTCAGGATATCCTACTGCAGTTCAGCAACagaccacagcagcagcagcagcagcagcggccaCCCTGGCACCACAGCAGCCGGCACAAAGCTACCCTCTGGCATCTGTAGCCCCAGCTATGGCAGCCACAGCCCAGTGTCATCCTGCACAAGCTCCCAGCACACTGCAGCACGTCCAAGCCGCAGTCAAACTACCAAGTCAGCAGTATGGTCAGAGCTCCTCCACACCAGCACTTTTCAGCCAAAAGATACCCGTTCAGCAAGAGCACCAACAGCCCGTACCACAAAATACTCAATCCAGTATACAACAAACGCAAAATGTTGGGCAGGCTTATATTCAACCTCAGCTCCAGCATAACCAAGATTCTGTGCATCTCATACACCAACAAATGGCACAACAGCCTACGCAGCAGTCTCAAACTCTTCAGTCTCCTGGTCAGCAACAGTTGCACACCTCAAGTCTGCAGCAGCATGGTCAGAAAGCCATGCAAACAGCAGTTCCACAGCAGAGCCAGGATGTATCCCAGTCCACAGTCCAACAGGTTCACACCCCAGCCTCTCAGGCTCATCCCACAACAACCCCTGCTGTGCAGGTTTCAGCCACACACCAGAGTTACCCTGTTGCAGGTCTACCTGATTCTGCCTCTCAGAGCTATGCACATCCTGCCCTCAATACGCTGCAGCAACAGACTGCTCCAGCTCAGACCCAGTACCAGCCTGCACAGTCTACCGCTGCTCCGCAGACCTATGGAGGAGCTACCCAGGTAGTGACTCCGCAGAGCCTTCCAGCCTCTTCCCAGCATAGCCATGCTGCACATATTGCCCAACAG TTTCAACCCTATCTTTGCATCGCTGCTTTCCTGAATCAG AATATTCCTGCTGGTCAGAGCATTTCCAACCTGGGACAAGATGGACAGGGCCATGGGCAGAATCTCACCCAATCTGCTTCCAGTATGCTGGCCCAGGCACTTCCTCCTCAACAGTCAATGGCTCCGGCTACTGTCATTCAAGAACCCCAGTCGCTTCAGATATCAACCTCTCTACCACCAACACACCCATCCAAG AAGGTTCCCCAGCAGGCCCAGGTCAGCCATCCTGAGCTTGTCCCCTCTGCTCAGCCAGTTCAACCTGTACTCTTCTCCTCACCTGTGCAGAATGGGGCTGACCCAGGCACAACCACCACTGCTGCCCATCTGGACAACAGTAACCCATGCCAGCTGGCCCTGCAGACACAGGCCCACAGTCAGGTTCAGAGCCAAATTCCTCTGCTGCAGTCCTCTGACTCTAAGAGAGCATCAGCTGGGTCTGCCAGTTCCAGTCTGACTCAGCAGAAACATATCAGTACTCTAACAGGAGCTGCAGGTCTGGGTCCAACAGAGACCAACACGGAG GATCAagccacagagaaacaaactggAGGACAGAGCTATGACAG CAGTGTCAACTCTGATGCCACATCAGGGAAAGAGATGAGTGATGGTTATGAGGGGACACATGGAGGTAAAGGTGAAGGGAAAGTCCGCAAACACCACCGCAGATCCACACGCACGCGCTCACGTCAAGAGAAGATTAGCAGGCCAAAGCTCAACATGCTCAAT GTGTGTAACACTGGGGATAAGATGGTAGAGTGTCAGTTGGAAACTCATAACCATAAGATGGTCACTTTTAAGTTTGACCTGGATGGAGATGCACCAGAGGAGATTGCTACATACATG GTGGAGAATGATTTCATCCTACCTCTGGAAAAAGACGTCTTTATTGAACAGCTGAAGGACATTGTGGACAAAGCTGAGGACATGCTGAGTGAGGACACAGAGGGTGAGGGGCACTATGACCAGAGAGGCACTCCCAATCAGACTGAAGGAACTGACACACTGCGAAGAGAG GCTTCAGCACCCAGCACCCCCCAACTAGTGTACCAACAAAATG TCCTCCACACTGGCAAGCGCTGGTTTATCATCTGCCCTGTGGCTGAGACACCCATGCTAGACAAAGAGAAAGCTACATCTCACACCTCTACAACCAAGC aaTCTGAAAAGTCTGCTTCAACATCAGTCAGGCCCAACAGCAACACAACTGCAGTGACTACCCCAGGCGCATCTTTATATTCCCAAAgccagtcctcctcctcctctctgccccctGCTGCTCAGACCTCAGTGCAACCTCcagaccaaaacccaaaagCTCGGGTCCAGCGGACTCAGCCGGGTGTAACTATAcatgctgttgctgctgctggtgtcaGCCATCAAAACTCTTTTGCTGCAAAAGAACCTTGCATCTCTGCTGTCTCCATGGTGACGGAGATGCCATGTTGTGCTATTGTGCCACCTGTCTCTCTGGATGTGGATATTGATAAAGGAGCAGCTGGTGGTTTGGCCTCATCTCAAACTAATCAGCAATGTGAGAAGGCCAGTCCTACTGGAGAACTACCCCCTCAGCTGTCTTCCCATCAGTCTGTGGTCCTGCAGCAACCCTTTGCCACACCTATGCAGCCTGGGACAGTGACCTCCCAGCCCCAGAGTCCAGCACATCAGACCTCCCAGAACTCCCAGTCATCAAGCCACCAGCAGCCAGCGAGTGGGGGGCCAGGAGAGTCGGACAGTGAGGGACCACGCAGGGTGGAGTTTGTTGACCGCACCATCAAGACTCTGGATGAGAAGCTGAGAAACCTTTTGTACCAGGAGCATGCTCCCTCCCAGCCTTCAAGCACGACATCTGACCCCCAGGCCTCTAGCACAGAGGGTGTCAGCTCCGCTCCAGTCTCAGACACCCAAAGCACCGAAGGAGCACTTACAAAGAAGAAGGGGGACCCACTG cCTCAGATTCCTGAGCGCACAGATAGTGTGGGTGCACTAAGTGACTCTGCAGTGGGAG CAGCTAACAGGGTTTTGAAAGGAAGAGATGTGGCTGCCAGCTCCACTTCACACAGCTCCAAAAGACATTTTCAA ATCATCCCTACTCCACCGGATGTCATTTGTCGTGTAGAGAAAAGCCAGACAAGCTGCAGCACCTGCAGTTCCCCAGCACCCTCTAGTGGTTCTGGAGGGTCTCACATGCAGACCCAGGACCCAGGCAGGAAAGAGAAGGGCTTTGCAGCTGTGGGCAGGTCCGCtctgacagctgcagctgaTGATGAGAATCCAGGAACATCCAAAACCATCAGTAGTAATCGCTACTCTGCCCCACCAAACTTCTACCGGGCCAACCCCATTTCCAGCCCTGATCTCACCCCGCACCATATCCCCCGGGCCCAGACCATTGACACTCCGACCCATCACCATTACTTCCACTCCTCTCACCTCTACTCTGACTCAGCAGATGAAGACACCAGCAGCATAGCTCTCCCTCCGGCCCACCCTGCTCCCCCAGCTCATGCCCTGTCTGAGCACAGTGGTAGCGACCTCATGAAGAGGGCAGTGGCCTTTCTGCGGCGCTCTGGTCGCTGCAAAAGTGAGCAGAGCTCTGATTCACCGAGCCAACAGCCCATGGCAATGAATGGTCACGCTCTCTCGCCTTCTGCAGGACATGCCCACTCATCCTACATCAGTAGTGACAATGACTCTGAGTTTGAGGATGCAGATATGAGGAAGGAACTgcaaaaactgagagaaaa GCACATGAAGGAGATTTCTGATCTCCAGGCGTTCCAGAGGCGTGAGATTGAGCATCTGTACAAGGAGCTGGGCAAAACTCTGCCCCCCAATGTCGGCCTACTACATGCTGCACCCCCAAGCGGCCGCAGGCGTAGGGCCAGCAAACACAAGCTGAAGGCCGGAAAACTGCTCAATCCGATGGTGCAGCACCTTAAAAACAATCTTAACGCCGCCACTGAgaggaaag gcgAGAGTGCTGCCAGTTCATCCAGCTCGCCGGCTAAAAGTTCAATTCTGTCAGATGGCTCTGCCCACTCCACTGGcacctccagctccagcagtCAGCCCAACACTGCCCCAGAGCAGGTCCACACACAGCAACCCTGTTCCTTGAAGGGCTCTTTTTCCACAGATGACATCTACGCTGGGTTACATGGTGAAGGAATGGCCACCCAGGCAGGCCCTGGCCAAG GCTGGACGGTTTACCACCAAACGTCAGAGAGAGTCACCTATAAATCTAGTAGCAAACCACGCACTAGATTCCTCAGTGGACCTGtgtctctgtccatct GGTCCACTCTGAAACGACTATGTCTAGGCAAAGATCGCAGTAGTA GGTCTTCTCTCAGCACCACCACAGCTCAGGCAGCCTCCAGTCAGACACAGCAGTCAATCACCACAGCCACACCCTCACCATCTCCTCAGCCAATCACACGGCTTGCTCAGGTCCAGAcgaacaacagcaacaacaagagAGGCACATTCACTGAAGATCTTCACAAACTGGTGGATGACTGGACAAAAGAGACTGTTGCGGCAGCCAATCAACCGCGACCCACCTTGAACCAGATCAAACAGCAGAGACGCCAGCGGGACCTGGGATGCAGAGCGCCACCCATGGGAGCAGCTACACATGAG ATGAAATGCCATGTTGGTCCCAGCAAGTTCCAGTTGCCTCTTTCCTGCCCCCTGACTGCTGCTTTAGGCCCTGGTATGCCCCCAAACCTAGCTCCTCACTCCTCAGCAATGCTCACTCCTGGGTACCTTCTGCCAGCAGGGTCCTATGGCGGGATGGTTCCCGGTCCTCTTTACCCTCAGCAGTGGCCCGGCATGCCTAGTCCAGTAGGGTCTGTGGGTCCTGTAGGCCTGCTTGGTGCAACTAGAACGATGCCCTATGGCACAATGGCAAACCCAGGGATCCAAGCCTACCCTCTGGTCATGCACAACCCCGAGAATGGCCCCTGTCCGAAAATCACTAGGACTACCTAA